Sequence from the Microbacterium sp. AZCO genome:
CGGTCCCGTTCGCTCCGTAGACTCGAGTCGTGGATGTCATCCGCCTCATCGCAGCGGTCCTCAACACGCTTCTGCTGATCTACGTCCTCGTGCTGCTCGTGCGGCTCGTCCTGGACTGGATTCCGTTCTTCAACCGCGAATGGCGCCCGAAGGGCGCCGGCCTCGTCGCCGCCGAAGTCGTCTACACCGTGACCGATCCGCCGCTGAAGCTGTTCCGCCGCTTCATCCCTCCGCTGCGCGTCGGTCAGGTGGCGCTGGACTTCGGATTCGCCCTCACGATGCTCCTGTGCTTCGTGCTGCTCTCGGTCACGCGGTCGATCGCGGGCTGAGAGCGCGCGGGGCCGCGGCATCCATCCATCCGGTTCGCGCGTCGCACGGCGACACGCGTCCTGCACCTACCGAAGTGCGGCGACTATGCTTTGCTGGGACGGTCCGCCCGCCCCGGGGCGGCACCGCTCCGCAACGCCGGCGACCTGAGCGCTCGAAAGAGGAATCACAATGGCATTGACCCCCGATGACGTCGTCACCAAGCAGTTCCAGCACGTCCGGTTCAAGGAGGGCTTCGACCCGGACGAGGTCGACGACTTCCTCGATGAGATCGTCGTCGAGTGGCGCAAGGCCCTCGCCGAGAACGAAGAGCTGAAGAGCAAGCTCGCCGCGTACGAGTCGGGCAGCGCGCCCGCCGCTGCGGCCCCCGCGCCCGCTCCCGCCCCCGAGCCGACCCCCGCGCCGGCTCCCGCCGTCGCCGAGGGCGCTCCGCCGGCCGCCGCGAGCGCCGGCATCATCGAGCTCGCCCAGCGTCTGCACGACGAGCACGTCGCCGAGGGCCAGGCGAAGCGCGACCAGCTCATCTCCGACGCCCAGGCGCAGGCCGCCTCGATCGTCGCCGAGGCCGAGACCAAGGGCCGCGAGGAGCTCGCCCGCCTCGACCGCGAGCGCGCGACGCTCGAGAGCCGCATCACCGAGCTCCGCCAGTTCGAGCGCGACTACCGTCAGCAGCTGCGCTCCTACATCGAGAGCCACCTGCGCGACCTCGAGACGACGGCGAACGCATCGGGACCGACTCCGGTCTCGGCCATCGGCCTCTAGGCCCAGCCTTTGACAGGCCGAG
This genomic interval carries:
- a CDS encoding DivIVA domain-containing protein, with amino-acid sequence MALTPDDVVTKQFQHVRFKEGFDPDEVDDFLDEIVVEWRKALAENEELKSKLAAYESGSAPAAAAPAPAPAPEPTPAPAPAVAEGAPPAAASAGIIELAQRLHDEHVAEGQAKRDQLISDAQAQAASIVAEAETKGREELARLDRERATLESRITELRQFERDYRQQLRSYIESHLRDLETTANASGPTPVSAIGL
- a CDS encoding YggT family protein, which translates into the protein MDVIRLIAAVLNTLLLIYVLVLLVRLVLDWIPFFNREWRPKGAGLVAAEVVYTVTDPPLKLFRRFIPPLRVGQVALDFGFALTMLLCFVLLSVTRSIAG